In Anthonomus grandis grandis chromosome 6, icAntGran1.3, whole genome shotgun sequence, one DNA window encodes the following:
- the LOC126737192 gene encoding uncharacterized protein LOC126737192 isoform X2 codes for MSEMVVSELTGEYVEFLEQFRPVIQENIVSAFNNEMARNHRRKDFIKTVHNLDAILLSLDNTKIEISNMKLPWLPDFKVINLSVNLCKLCLDIDFKLGDLTVHGNFETNNMALQKVLPVSSNGDISITFHDISVTGRVGMLIQGDSFLPENYDVEYAWGETELAVSYFVDKETKVQNKITSPTGEQIIAEAIWYQLKEILTKVLKDQLKAVVVEYSVQESLADEDEKLRASAKSNSTKANSLFDSLLCAAKDYLVAKDIRQIETPPFEVLYRGKLSSTETGIFNSGPGYIRDLSTLSRLSDLSLFEDERQLFVYGTLGLREFKHGYEQFETKFEDNELSGSVKAQVYVTEIFVKLSFDKNQGSCQKTKVEKIEARLLSDIEIDTSGLGSLSWLIPKAQSWVMGHLRSTSMGVLLKSIEEAFNYAIEEELKKTQKNDPEGETNRMFWRSIFSK; via the exons atgagcGAAATGGTCGTTTCAGAATTGACTGGTGAATATGTGGAGTTCCTCGAGCAGTTCCGGCCTGTCATTCAGGAAAATATTGTTTCG GCCTTCAACAACGAAATGGCACGCAACCATCGGCGAAAGGACTTCATCAAGACAGTCCATAACTTAGACGCCATATTGTTATCTTTGGATAACACGAAAat AGAAATAAGCAATATGAAACTTCCCTGGCTGCCTGACTTTAAGGTGATCAATTTGTCGGTAAACTTATGCAAACTCTGTCTGGATATCGACTTCAAATTAGGTGACCTGACAGTTCACGGTAACTTTGAAACGAATAATATGGCCCTGCAAAAGGTGCTGCCTGTATCTAGTAACGGAGATATTAG TATTACTTTCCACGATATATCGGTAACAGGCAGAGTAGGAATGCTGATTCAGGGAGATTCTTTTTTGCCAGAAAATTACGACGTGGAGTATGCCTGGGGAGAAACAGAACTTGCC gtaagCTACTTCGTGGATAAAGAGACCAAAGTCCAAAACAAGATTACCAGTCCCACAGGag aacaAATTATCGCTGAAGCAATATGGTACCAGCTTAAAGAAATTTTGACGAAAGTCTTAAAGGACCAACTGAAGGCTGTTGTAGTGGAATATTCAGTTCAAGAGTCGCTGGCTGACGAAGACGAAAAACTAAG gGCCTCCGCAAAATCAAACTCAACCAAAGCAAACAGTCTATTTGATTCCTTACTTTGTGCAGCTAAAGACTATTTAGTTGCCAAAGACATCAGACAAATAGAAACTCCCCCATTTGAAGTTTTATATAGAGGAAAATTATCCAGCACTGAAACGGGAATATTTAACTCTGGTCCCGGGTATATTCGA GATCTTTCCACCCTAAGCCGATTGTCCGATTTAAGCTTGTTTGAAGACGAGCGGCAACTATTCGTTTATGGAACTCTTGGTCTGAGAGAATTTAAG CATGGCTACGAACAATTTGAAACGAAATTCGAAGACAATGAGCTATCAGGAAGTGTGAAGGCGCAAGTATACGTGActgaaatatttgttaaattgtcATTCGATAAAAACCAGGGAAGTTGTCAAAAAACGAAAGTGGAGAAAATTGAGGCTCGATTATTAAG tgaCATTGAAATCGATACGTCAGGCCTCGGTTCCCTCAGTTGGCTCATACCAAAAGCGCAGTCATGGGTAATGGGCCACCTCCGCTCCACCTCAATGGGAGTTCTGCTCAAGAGTATTGAAGAGGCCTTTAATTATGCCATTGAAGAAGAACTgaagaaaacccaaaaaaatgaTCCTGAGGGGGAAACTAATAGAATGTTTTGGAGaagtattttttctaaataa
- the LOC126737192 gene encoding uncharacterized protein LOC126737192 isoform X1 has translation MIFKLLLVFFVYCGGFYKNGIMSQELTGEYVEFLEQFRPVIQENIVSAFNNEMARNHRRKDFIKTVHNLDAILLSLDNTKIEISNMKLPWLPDFKVINLSVNLCKLCLDIDFKLGDLTVHGNFETNNMALQKVLPVSSNGDISITFHDISVTGRVGMLIQGDSFLPENYDVEYAWGETELAVSYFVDKETKVQNKITSPTGEQIIAEAIWYQLKEILTKVLKDQLKAVVVEYSVQESLADEDEKLRASAKSNSTKANSLFDSLLCAAKDYLVAKDIRQIETPPFEVLYRGKLSSTETGIFNSGPGYIRDLSTLSRLSDLSLFEDERQLFVYGTLGLREFKHGYEQFETKFEDNELSGSVKAQVYVTEIFVKLSFDKNQGSCQKTKVEKIEARLLSDIEIDTSGLGSLSWLIPKAQSWVMGHLRSTSMGVLLKSIEEAFNYAIEEELKKTQKNDPEGETNRMFWRSIFSK, from the exons AATTGACTGGTGAATATGTGGAGTTCCTCGAGCAGTTCCGGCCTGTCATTCAGGAAAATATTGTTTCG GCCTTCAACAACGAAATGGCACGCAACCATCGGCGAAAGGACTTCATCAAGACAGTCCATAACTTAGACGCCATATTGTTATCTTTGGATAACACGAAAat AGAAATAAGCAATATGAAACTTCCCTGGCTGCCTGACTTTAAGGTGATCAATTTGTCGGTAAACTTATGCAAACTCTGTCTGGATATCGACTTCAAATTAGGTGACCTGACAGTTCACGGTAACTTTGAAACGAATAATATGGCCCTGCAAAAGGTGCTGCCTGTATCTAGTAACGGAGATATTAG TATTACTTTCCACGATATATCGGTAACAGGCAGAGTAGGAATGCTGATTCAGGGAGATTCTTTTTTGCCAGAAAATTACGACGTGGAGTATGCCTGGGGAGAAACAGAACTTGCC gtaagCTACTTCGTGGATAAAGAGACCAAAGTCCAAAACAAGATTACCAGTCCCACAGGag aacaAATTATCGCTGAAGCAATATGGTACCAGCTTAAAGAAATTTTGACGAAAGTCTTAAAGGACCAACTGAAGGCTGTTGTAGTGGAATATTCAGTTCAAGAGTCGCTGGCTGACGAAGACGAAAAACTAAG gGCCTCCGCAAAATCAAACTCAACCAAAGCAAACAGTCTATTTGATTCCTTACTTTGTGCAGCTAAAGACTATTTAGTTGCCAAAGACATCAGACAAATAGAAACTCCCCCATTTGAAGTTTTATATAGAGGAAAATTATCCAGCACTGAAACGGGAATATTTAACTCTGGTCCCGGGTATATTCGA GATCTTTCCACCCTAAGCCGATTGTCCGATTTAAGCTTGTTTGAAGACGAGCGGCAACTATTCGTTTATGGAACTCTTGGTCTGAGAGAATTTAAG CATGGCTACGAACAATTTGAAACGAAATTCGAAGACAATGAGCTATCAGGAAGTGTGAAGGCGCAAGTATACGTGActgaaatatttgttaaattgtcATTCGATAAAAACCAGGGAAGTTGTCAAAAAACGAAAGTGGAGAAAATTGAGGCTCGATTATTAAG tgaCATTGAAATCGATACGTCAGGCCTCGGTTCCCTCAGTTGGCTCATACCAAAAGCGCAGTCATGGGTAATGGGCCACCTCCGCTCCACCTCAATGGGAGTTCTGCTCAAGAGTATTGAAGAGGCCTTTAATTATGCCATTGAAGAAGAACTgaagaaaacccaaaaaaatgaTCCTGAGGGGGAAACTAATAGAATGTTTTGGAGaagtattttttctaaataa
- the LOC126737192 gene encoding uncharacterized protein LOC126737192 isoform X3 — translation MARNHRRKDFIKTVHNLDAILLSLDNTKIEISNMKLPWLPDFKVINLSVNLCKLCLDIDFKLGDLTVHGNFETNNMALQKVLPVSSNGDISITFHDISVTGRVGMLIQGDSFLPENYDVEYAWGETELAVSYFVDKETKVQNKITSPTGEQIIAEAIWYQLKEILTKVLKDQLKAVVVEYSVQESLADEDEKLRASAKSNSTKANSLFDSLLCAAKDYLVAKDIRQIETPPFEVLYRGKLSSTETGIFNSGPGYIRDLSTLSRLSDLSLFEDERQLFVYGTLGLREFKHGYEQFETKFEDNELSGSVKAQVYVTEIFVKLSFDKNQGSCQKTKVEKIEARLLSDIEIDTSGLGSLSWLIPKAQSWVMGHLRSTSMGVLLKSIEEAFNYAIEEELKKTQKNDPEGETNRMFWRSIFSK, via the exons ATGGCACGCAACCATCGGCGAAAGGACTTCATCAAGACAGTCCATAACTTAGACGCCATATTGTTATCTTTGGATAACACGAAAat AGAAATAAGCAATATGAAACTTCCCTGGCTGCCTGACTTTAAGGTGATCAATTTGTCGGTAAACTTATGCAAACTCTGTCTGGATATCGACTTCAAATTAGGTGACCTGACAGTTCACGGTAACTTTGAAACGAATAATATGGCCCTGCAAAAGGTGCTGCCTGTATCTAGTAACGGAGATATTAG TATTACTTTCCACGATATATCGGTAACAGGCAGAGTAGGAATGCTGATTCAGGGAGATTCTTTTTTGCCAGAAAATTACGACGTGGAGTATGCCTGGGGAGAAACAGAACTTGCC gtaagCTACTTCGTGGATAAAGAGACCAAAGTCCAAAACAAGATTACCAGTCCCACAGGag aacaAATTATCGCTGAAGCAATATGGTACCAGCTTAAAGAAATTTTGACGAAAGTCTTAAAGGACCAACTGAAGGCTGTTGTAGTGGAATATTCAGTTCAAGAGTCGCTGGCTGACGAAGACGAAAAACTAAG gGCCTCCGCAAAATCAAACTCAACCAAAGCAAACAGTCTATTTGATTCCTTACTTTGTGCAGCTAAAGACTATTTAGTTGCCAAAGACATCAGACAAATAGAAACTCCCCCATTTGAAGTTTTATATAGAGGAAAATTATCCAGCACTGAAACGGGAATATTTAACTCTGGTCCCGGGTATATTCGA GATCTTTCCACCCTAAGCCGATTGTCCGATTTAAGCTTGTTTGAAGACGAGCGGCAACTATTCGTTTATGGAACTCTTGGTCTGAGAGAATTTAAG CATGGCTACGAACAATTTGAAACGAAATTCGAAGACAATGAGCTATCAGGAAGTGTGAAGGCGCAAGTATACGTGActgaaatatttgttaaattgtcATTCGATAAAAACCAGGGAAGTTGTCAAAAAACGAAAGTGGAGAAAATTGAGGCTCGATTATTAAG tgaCATTGAAATCGATACGTCAGGCCTCGGTTCCCTCAGTTGGCTCATACCAAAAGCGCAGTCATGGGTAATGGGCCACCTCCGCTCCACCTCAATGGGAGTTCTGCTCAAGAGTATTGAAGAGGCCTTTAATTATGCCATTGAAGAAGAACTgaagaaaacccaaaaaaatgaTCCTGAGGGGGAAACTAATAGAATGTTTTGGAGaagtattttttctaaataa